The Acidobacteriota bacterium region GTAGTCGTGGGGATGGAAAATTCTCTGGGATTGATTTCACTGTTCTTCGGGCGGTCGTTTTGGGTCAGGTTGCCTTCTGAGATGACAAGGTGACAAGTGACAGGATGACAGGGTGACAGGGTGACAAGGTGACAGGATGACAGGGTGACAGGGTGACAGGGTGACAAGGTGATAAGAGGAAGCCCTGGCTTGTTTCACTTTTTCTGCTGAGTGTTGGTTAAAATCCACGTTTCTGAATGGGTTGCCATGCCAACAAGGGTTCGAATGATCCTTGAATAGGTTTCAAATAACTCAAGTACAACTTCCCGGTTTATGTATTCGCATCGGGATGAAAATTCAATCCAAACCTGAGTTTCAGCCGACTCGCTTTCACACTCACAAAGCTTACTGATGAATGCTGCCTGATATCTCCTTTTTCTCCAGGCTTCAGCCAGGTTGGCACAAACAGATCGTGAGGACCTCCGAATTTGATCCACAAGGGAGTAAGTTTCTTCCTTCGGAAACAATTTGGTAAGTTCAAAGATTTTCATAGCTGCATCAAGAGAGAGTTGATACACCTCAAGATCGTTATGAGTCTGGATTCTTTTCTTTTGGCTCATAAGTTTTTTTCACCCGTCACCTTGTCATCCTGTCACCTTGTCACTCTGTCATTTGTCACCTTGTCATTGGTCACCTTGTCACCCTTCATTCATGTTTGATCAAAAATCGTTCGATCAACTCAGCCCGCTTATTTGGGTTGGTTGAGGTGATGAAGATGGAAAAAAGTCGTTCAAAATTTCTTCCGTTCGTGCCACCACTGGTTCGACGCACAAAAGGGGCAGTTGTTTGAACCAGTTCTTCGAGTACTTGCTGCTGGTTGATTCCACTCTGTCGGTCAACCAGGCTAAGCAGGAGTTCACGGCTGTAAACGATGGTAAACACTTCGTTTCCAACTGGCGGGGTGATGGTATACCAGCATTCATCGGGGTTGGTTCCATCCAGGCACTCACCGGGAAGGATGTATTCCTGACCCTGACGCAAAAAATTTCTTCCATTTCCAATCCTGGAGTCAGGGTAAATCAGTTGGGGCTGATTCAACGGGCGGCCATCAGGTGTTTCGCTGTGGTTGAATACATACAGGTACCCGTCATAGTTGGGCCGGACCCAAATCCGTAACTGGTCGTCAGTAAAAAACGTGGATAATGGATTGACCGCTTCAGCACGTCCAGTCGGTGATTTTTTCAAAAGCTGCAATTCCAAACCCAGGGGGGCGCTTTTGACTTTTGGACGAGCGCGAACGGGTCGAGGTTGAGGTGCTGATTTTTTGGCATTGGCTTTACTCCACACCAGTGTGTCTGAGTTAGACTGTGCCTGACAGGGAGGTGCCCCGGCCAGCAAGACAACGACTCCCCAAACCAAAGTGAATAGAGTGATTTGAATAGAATTACCAGCGCGAAATTGCATACACACCTCATCAATTTATTGAAATCAAAATCAATCAGCTTTTTGAGCTTCAGCCAATCATTTGCCTTATCGAGTTTTTTTCAGCACTTCCGTCAACCGTGGATCATCGGCTGAAATCGCACATCGGAAACCAATCAACCAGCTTCGTTCTTCCTGGTCACTTTTTTCAAACTGAGGGGTATGAAACAGTCGTCGCGAAGTCCGGGTGTCTTCTGGTCCACCACGAAAACTGCCACCCCGCACCACTTTATTTTTGCTTCCGAAATTTGGGTCCGGCTGGGTGTTTCCGGGATAGGGTTGATAATCAGAATCGGTCCATTCAGCCACATTTCCAGCTAAATCAAATACTCCATAGGCACTGGTATTTCCTGAAATCACACCTGGCTGAACCGGGCTGGTTGAAGTTGCATTGGCCCGGCTCGGGTCAAATGAAGCGCCCCAGGGCCAGATATTTTTCAATTTGGCGCCGCGTCCCCAGGAAGCTGCCTTTTCCCACTCGATTTCATTTGGCAACCGTTTCCCAGCCCACTGTGCATACGCCCGGGCATCATCCCAGGTAACTCCCACAACGGGGAGCGTTGGACTGCCAAGAAAGTATTTTTCATTCCACCAGGGGTTGGTCGGAATCGCACGACCAGTTGCCTCACAAAAACGACGGTACTGATCATTGGTAACCTCAAATTTGTCAATATAATACGCTGGAAGCGTCACCGCCTGGGCTGGCTTTTCATTGGGTTGGTGATCATTACTTCCCAACTGAAATTCCCCTTCCGGAATATAAATCATTGGGCCCTGGTACTCGATTTCATTAGCTGGACTGATTTGTTGGGCCTGAAGTTTGGCGTCCACAACCTGGTTTTGGCCATTCTGGCCGACCACGGTGGTGGTAAATTCACCGTACCCTTCACACACGACCCGGAGGGCGCGGCTTCCTGCTTTCACCCCGGTCACGACTACATTTCCAGTATGAGCTGTGATACCTCGCGGAGCATTATCAACCAGAATGATACTCCCTTGGGGCGCTCCCTGAACCGTCATTGTAAAGCCAGCCTGATCAGTCAAGAACATGAACCCGACACAAAGTGTGACGAGTGTTGCCCAAACTGCACCGGCTGCCCACAGAAACCATTGTGGAGCGGAGCCGATTCGATTGGCAAAGAACCCAGTTCGGGCCCGGTGTGGTACGACCTGCCCGGCAGATTGATATGTTGTTGATCGGGATGAATAAGCTGAAGCATTTCGATCAACCAGGGTTCGTCGTTCAGAAGGCTCACTTCGGGCGGATCTTGAAGGGGAGACCGGGCTTCGGTCCCGTCCTGAACGCCGGCCAAGTGCCCGGAGGGCATCCTCAGTTGATCGAAAACGATTATTGGTGTGTTTCGCCATAAGACTCTCAACCGTTCTGGAAAGAAATAATGGAATATGTGGATCAAATTCGT contains the following coding sequences:
- a CDS encoding DUF4384 domain-containing protein, translated to MQFRAGNSIQITLFTLVWGVVVLLAGAPPCQAQSNSDTLVWSKANAKKSAPQPRPVRARPKVKSAPLGLELQLLKKSPTGRAEAVNPLSTFFTDDQLRIWVRPNYDGYLYVFNHSETPDGRPLNQPQLIYPDSRIGNGRNFLRQGQEYILPGECLDGTNPDECWYTITPPVGNEVFTIVYSRELLLSLVDRQSGINQQQVLEELVQTTAPFVRRTSGGTNGRNFERLFSIFITSTNPNKRAELIERFLIKHE
- a CDS encoding four helix bundle protein — encoded protein: MSQKKRIQTHNDLEVYQLSLDAAMKIFELTKLFPKEETYSLVDQIRRSSRSVCANLAEAWRKRRYQAAFISKLCECESESAETQVWIEFSSRCEYINREVVLELFETYSRIIRTLVGMATHSETWILTNTQQKK
- a CDS encoding SUMF1/EgtB/PvdO family nonheme iron enzyme, whose amino-acid sequence is MKRVGKYELLEQIGTGGMGTVWKAFHPRFEKYVAVKEILAHGTNDQGIRKRFEHERQVLKQLPEHHNLVSLLDAFEWQGRYFVVMDYIEGHTLRDIIRSGPTPADKVVDLLIPVLTGVNALHQAGFVHRDLKAENVVLGLDGSVVIIDFGLAESISSPPQNQLGTAKYTAPELIDPQKNRGADRVQADLYAVGILAYELVVGEKRFRDTFRHIYRGSSNSLNQRWLEWHCNFNAEAPVLHEFDPHIPLFLSRTVESLMAKHTNNRFRSTEDALRALGRRSGRDRSPVSPSRSARSEPSERRTLVDRNASAYSSRSTTYQSAGQVVPHRARTGFFANRIGSAPQWFLWAAGAVWATLVTLCVGFMFLTDQAGFTMTVQGAPQGSIILVDNAPRGITAHTGNVVVTGVKAGSRALRVVCEGYGEFTTTVVGQNGQNQVVDAKLQAQQISPANEIEYQGPMIYIPEGEFQLGSNDHQPNEKPAQAVTLPAYYIDKFEVTNDQYRRFCEATGRAIPTNPWWNEKYFLGSPTLPVVGVTWDDARAYAQWAGKRLPNEIEWEKAASWGRGAKLKNIWPWGASFDPSRANATSTSPVQPGVISGNTSAYGVFDLAGNVAEWTDSDYQPYPGNTQPDPNFGSKNKVVRGGSFRGGPEDTRTSRRLFHTPQFEKSDQEERSWLIGFRCAISADDPRLTEVLKKTR